The following nucleotide sequence is from Macaca fascicularis isolate 582-1 chromosome 15, T2T-MFA8v1.1.
CATTCAAAAAGCTATGTGATAGAAAACGGTGTACAAACCCAGACAGTGGGTCCACAGCTATGGAGGCAGGCTCTCGCAAATCAGAGTTAAACAGGAACTTCCTCTTGGTTCCATCTAGGGTAGCTACTGAAATAGTCTTAGAAGCCGCATCAGTCCAGTAGATGGTCTTGTACACCCAATCAACAGCAATGGCTGCAGGATTATAGACATTGTCGATCATTTTAACATGTCTACCAACCTTGTCATCAATTGAGGCACTGAAACAGAATAGGTCACAAGAAATTTAAGAGTTTGACACAATTAGAGCTTGGAGAAGGGACTTTTTGCTTACAAAATGGTCAATGACTTCATTCAGAAAGAAATCTAGTAACACCACAGCTCACCACTCAAATTATTTAACCATGCTGCTTACTGATGCTAAATTAATAATGCTGTGGATTATCTAGTTGCTGGTATGTATTCTATATACAAGAACAACAAATTTATAAGTGAAGCTATTTGTTTCAGTATCCATCATCTGAGTTTCTATAGTTCCCATTAAGAAACGGCTCTACTACCATTTCTATTTGTAGCAACAATGAACAGTTCCCAATTAActgtagagaaaagggagaaaatataaaaaatatgaaagatgtCATCTTTTACTTCAGAGACAATTATTAGTTTCTATTTAGGAAATGATAACAATTTAATAAAGAATTAGTGTTAGATTTAATGTCCCCAGGTAATTAGATGCTAGATGGGGCTAGACACAAAATGAAACTCCTCCAAACTATCCCACAGATCACTTCCCAAGTGACAATGACTTGTCGAGACACTACAAATGGAACTGAAAGTTACCTGAAGATAGCCTTTTGGCTTAGATCAGCCCAGAATAGTTTCTGAGCAGCAATGTCAGCATCGAGAGCCACAGTGTTTCTTAGCTGTTCAACTAGTTGGATATATTCTTTCCTCTCTAAGCCAATCTTCCTGATGTCTCTTCGATTAGTGAAGATCAGACTTGGCTCTTTGCCTGCAAGATGAAAGTCAGGGTTACTTAGTTTTGCTTTAAGAAGGCAAGGTCTTTCTAAACCACCTCCTCCCAGCAGAGATCTTAGAAAGTAAAGGTATTGTGGAATACGTCAGTAGTATCTGTTCTGGAGTTCCTGCCCCTGGGACTTGCAAGTGCTTCCTATGGTTTAGGAAGgcagtcctgggattacagccttcAACAACAGGGTGGGTGATGAATAAGTCACTTATTTGAGTTGCACTCAAGTTTTGGAAACAGAGAGCATGCAAACCTGGTAGGTATTCATGGTATCATACGCAAAAGGAATGACCAAGGTAGATGTCTGGGGGAGAGATCTGCTATTTAACCGATACTGCTGTATTATGAGGTTAGCAACATTGTTCTCAAGTACGATTTCACGTTTAGTTTGACTATTGTGGTCACCGGCTGTACCTTTAAGAGGGACTTACTTGTAAAAGTACAATAGCTACACCAGTCCAAGTTCATTTACCTACTGCCTTGCACACGCCAGTGGCAAGATCCATTTGATAGCCACGACTACATTCACACTTGTAACCGCCTTTTAAGTTGATACAAATTTGACTGCAGATTCCTGGATTTTGGCATTCGTCAATATCTAGGAGAGAAATCAGAATTAGTCTTGCTGCTCCTATACCTTACTAGGTACATACTACCCTTTCCCATCACCCGCAGGGTCCAGGTTTTCTTCTTAGACTCACCTCCACAGGTTTTCCTATCTATCAGTTCAAACCCAGCTGCACAGTCACACTCGTAGCCTATAACTAGGTCTTTGCAGATATGGGAACATCCGCCATTATTTACCAAGCATTCGTTTATATCTGGAATAAAAATGTAGCAGTCACTTGACAACTTATTTTCAATTAATACCTGTCTTTCACATTTAAAACCCAAGCTATTTGATAACTTATCTAGTTGGCCTGGTCAAACCCATGATTTGTCTAAGAcctaatcatttattttataggTATATATTTCAGGGTGGATTATCTATCTCCTTGGCAAGTTACCAGTTGGTCAAGCAGCATTTAGTCAAGTTTCTCTATTGATGATCAGTTATCTTTAAGgaggttaaactataaactagtttgggctaggcacggtggctcatgcctgtaatcccagcactttggaaggccgaggcaggtggatcacgaggtcaggagtttgagaccagcctagccaacacggggaaaccttgtctttactaaaaatacaaaaaaaaaaaaaaaaaaaaccgggcatggtggcgggtgcctatagtcccagctacttgggaggctgaggcaggataattgcttgaacctgggaggcagaagttgcagtgagccgagattgcatcaacgcactccagcctgggcaaccagagtggaaccccgtctcaaaaaacacaaaaaacaaaaaacaaaaacaaacactataGTTTGTCCTACCTGGGTTTTTAAGTCATAAAGTTTCACTCTGAAGTCTACAATTGAACTTCAGTATATTCAAAAGTTTAAGCAGCCATCACATGGGGTCTACAGTGTTAGCTATGCTGGATTGTATCAAACTTCCAGGGTTTGTACTTGAGCAACAAGTACACTTACGACATTCTTTCAGGGGCTCATCACTCCAGTCCCTGCAGTCCTGCTCCTGGTTACATACTTTGCTGATATCTATGCATTCTCCACTTCTGCATTTGAATTTTCCAGGGCCCAAGCACTGATTGactacaaagagaaacaaagaagggAGATTCCATGAGTGGGTCTGGTCAGAGCAATCCATTGCTTAACCAACAAGAAGAAACCCTTACCATTTTTGCAGTTGACTTCATCGGAACCATCGACACAGTCTCGGATGCCATTACACTGCCTGCTGCCATGGATGCAGCTGCCATCCTCACACTCAAATTGGTCAGGTCGGCAAGTTCGAGAGGCTACAAAGGGAGGAAACACCATGGAATGAAGCTAGCAAATTGTCCCAGTTGATACACGGAAGAGAACTGAACATGCCATGCTAGAAAGCTACTTACGACAGTTGACCTCATCACTGCCGTCCTTGCAGTCAGGGTCCCCATCACATCGCCACTTCTTATGGATGCACTCGCCAGAGCCGCACTGGATTTCGCTGGCTGGACACTTGGTGTGTATAACTGGCTGGCGGCCACACTGCTCCAGGGACTCATCAGATTGGTCGGAGCAGTCTGCATCATCGTCACATACCCAGCTGATGGGGATGCAGGAGGAGGTGCTGCACTGGAACTCATGGACGCCACAGGTTGGCGGGGCACAGTCCAGCTCATCACTGCCATCGCTGCAGTCATCCTGGCCATTGCATACAAAGTTCCTGGAGATGCAGCGGCCACTGGAGCAGGTGAACTCACTGGGGCTACATGTTATATTGCCTATTAAGAGAGAGGATGCCCCATTGAAAGTGCATCAAGATAGGTCCTTTCAAGATTCTTGTCCCAAAATCTAATACATTGATCTTTATTCATTAATCGTAACTTACTAGCCCAACTTAAAGGCTACAACGGAGTTAAATCAAGAACACAGTCTCACTGTACAAAAAATGAAGGCACACTGTAAATaagaagaacagaaataaagGACCAAGAAAATAGTTGAAGACTGGaaattaatttgagatgagaACCACAATTGACTCTAAAAGTGGCTGTGATAACTAACAAACTGAAACAAGGGATTTCAatttggaaggcagagattgagTTGTCCTTGAATCAACATACAGCTTGTCAGATCTCATCACTAGTTGAGAATATCATGCAACGTAATACAACAAGCATTAAGACACTGTCACCAAAAAGAGGTGAACCACATACTACCATACATGGTTCCTCTTTTCGGTCCTTTAAATAAGGATCAGGAATAACAAGTCTTAAACactttccattttgaaaaagTCACTGCCAGGGCTGTAATCACCATTTAACAATCAGGTATGCTGACAATGATAAGCTAGTCCTACTAGCCAATTGGTACTTTGACTTAAATTCCTGCCAAACATTTCAAGGTCACAATTTGGTGGCAATTAGAATAGAGACCACGACTCTCTTGGGAAGCAAAGTCTAGATTTATAAGGGAAACACTTGGCAGCACAAGGGCTTACCAATACAGAAAACTCAATTCTAGGATTGAACACTAAAACTCATTGGACTAGGTGCAATGGTATTGACCTCAGGAGGTGACTTCTATACACAAGACTGGTGTTTCAACTGTAAGTACCCTGAGCTCCCTTGACTACTACCATATCAGGAGACCCATGCTTGTCAGACCTGGGTAGGTTTTAGAGGCCCTATAAAAAGGGCGGTAGCTTGAAAGAACATTCAAAGCACTGTTTGTTCAACCTAGCGATTTTCCCAGGACTTCACCTTCAACATGCAgcattttattaaagattttccAAGACCAGAAACATGAAAGAATAGGAAACAGAGTTAGCTTTCAGAGACAGGAACTGCAACAGGAGACAAAGGTATCACCAGTTGGGTAGACTTTTCTTTGGGTATCTGAGGCAAGATGTTAATTCatgcttctgtgtctttttttttcccccaaaaagtTATGCCAGAATCTAGTTTAGGGGCAAAGAAATGTTTGTATAATACTCAAATAATTTATTCCAATAACCCAATCAAGTTTAGACCTATGAATGTGTTTGCCAACCCTACTCACCTAATTTTATTGTGCCAAAGTGCAAAAGGAACATGAATTACTGTCACAACAGAGACAAAAGTCCACACAATTGCTGCTTCCCTGAGCTACTACTACATACAAGTGCCTTGAATGACTTACCTTCTTATTTCTATTTGCCTAAAAGAAACACCAAGCAATGGCCAATTGCCACGTGAATGTCTTTTAGGGTTTTAGGGCAGTTATGAAGGACGAGTAATTGAGCAGATAGTGAAGTCACTGAAAAGTGAGTCAATGTCAGTGCCTCTTCATGCTTAGGTTAGTTTCCCCTGCCCACCCTTCCTTTAGGAAAAGGGTCTTTGGGTTACGTCACTCAACACTGATCTTCTTACCACAGTTTTCTTCATCTTCTCCACTGTCACAATCATTTTCACCATCACATCTCCAGGACACTGGGATACACTG
It contains:
- the VLDLR gene encoding very low-density lipoprotein receptor isoform X4; translated protein: MGTSARWALWLLLALCWAPWESGATGTGRKAKCEPSQFQCTNGRCITLLWKCDGDEDCVDGSDEKNCVKKTCAESDFVCNNGQCVPNRWKCDGDPDCEDGSDESPEQCHMRTCRINEISCAAHSTQCIPVSWRCDGENDCDSGEDEENCGNITCSPSEFTCSSGRCISRNFVCNGQDDCSDGSDELDCAPPTCGVHEFQCSTSSCIPISWVCDDDADCSDQSDESLEQCGRQPVIHTKCPASEIQCGSGECIHKKWRCDGDPDCKDGSDEVNCPSRTCRPDQFECEDGSCIHGSRQCNGIRDCVDGSDEVNCKNVNQCLGPGKFKCRSGECIDISKVCNQEQDCRDWSDEPLKECHINECLVNNGGCSHICKDLVIGYECDCAAGFELIDRKTCGDIDECQNPGICSQICINLKGGYKCECSRGYQMDLATGVCKAVGKEPSLIFTNRRDIRKIGLERKEYIQLVEQLRNTVALDADIAAQKLFWADLSQKAIFSASIDDKVGRHVKMIDNVYNPAAIAVDWVYKTIYWTDAASKTISVATLDGTKRKFLFNSDLREPASIAVDPLSGFVYWSDWGEPAKIEKAGMNGFDRRPLVTVDIQWPNGITLDLIKSRLYWLDSKLHMLSSVDLNGQDRRIVLKSLEFLAHPLALTIFEDRVYWIDGENEAVYGANKFTGSELATLVNNLNDAQDIIVYHELVQPSGKNWCEEDMENGGCEYLCLPAPQINDHSPKYTCSCPNGFNLEENGRDCQSTATTVTYSETKDTNTTEISPTSGLVPGGINVTTAVSEVSVPPKGTSAAWAILPLLLLVMAAVGGYLMWRNWQHKNMKSMNFDNPVYLKTTEEDLSIDIGRHSASVGHTYPAISVVSTDDDLA